The DNA segment CTCCTGATACGCCTCGACGCCGCGGTCATCGGCCCGCATGATCAGCATGTACTTCGGCACGGTCTGCTCCTGTCGTGTGGGGGTCGCGTTTCGACCCTCTCACTCCGGACGTCGAACGGGAAGGGGGCGGATCGACACGCGACGCACGGTTTCGCTCGACCGGCGGATTGCGACCGCGCCTTCCGTTCAGACCAGTCGCCGACTAGTCTGAACCCATGAGCACCGTCGGCGCCTACGAGGCGAAGACCCACCTGCCCGCGCTGCTCGAACGAGTCGAGTCGGGCGAGCAGATCACCATCACGCGCCACGGAACGCCCGTCGCCCGACTCGTTCCAGCGCACCCCGAGGTGGCATCACCGGCCGACACCATCGCAGCTCTGCTCTCCTCCCGCGTCGGGTCGAGCCTCGGCGCCGACCTCCGCGCGCTGATCGACGAAGGCCGCGCGTGACGGGCGCGTTCGTGCTCGACGCATCGGTCGCGCTCAGTTGGTGCTTCGAAGACGAGGCCCGACCCGAGTCCGATGCACTGCTGCACCGTGTTGGCGGGAGCGGCGCGATCGTCCCGGTCATCTGGGAGTTCGAGGTCGCGAACGTCCTCGCCGTGGCCGAACGACGAGGGCGCCTGAGCGAAGCGGAGGTCACTCGGCGCGCGGCGCTGCTCCGGTCACTCCCGATCCACATCGTGCGCGATCTCGACACCGGTTCGCTCCTGCAGACGGCGCGCGCACACGCGCTCAGCGCGTACGACGCCGCCTACCTCGTCGTCGCCGAACGCGAGGGGGTGCCCCTCGCCACGCGCGACGCGACGCTGGAAGCGGCTGCCCGCGCAGCCGGGGTGGTCACCCTTCCCGCCTAGCGCGAGTCGGCGCGGCACGCCGCGTCTTCCGCACCGGCCACCCGACGACGGAGGGCGCGGACCCCTCGGTCCGCACCCTCCGGCTCAGGTCGCGCGCTCGCGCGACCTCACTCCCACTCGATGGTCCCAGGCGGCTTCGACGTGACGTCGAGCACGACGCGGTTGACCTCGCGCACCTCGTTGGTGATGCGGTTCGAGATCTTCGCGAGCACGTCGTAGGGCAGGCGGGTCCAGTCGGCCGTCATCGCGTCCTCCGATGAGACGGGGCGCAGCACGATCGGGTGACCGTAGGTGCGGCCGTCGCCCTGCACGCCCACCGACCGGACGTCGGCCAGCAGCACGACCGGGCACTGCCAGATCTCGCCGTCGAGGCCCGCCGCGGTGAGTTCGGCGCGCGCGATGGCATCCGCTTCCCGCAGGAGCTCGAGCCGGTCGCGGGTGACCTCGCCGACGATGCGGATGCCGAGGCCGGGCCCGGGGAACGGCTGGCGCCCCACGATCGCCTCGGGCAGGCCGAGTTCGCGGCCGATCGCGCGGACCTCGTCCTTGAAGAGGGTGCGGAGCGGCTCGACGAGTTCGAACTGCAGGTCCTCCGGAAGACCGCCCACGTTGTGGTGGCTCTTGATGTTCGCGGTTCCGGTGCCGCCGCCCGACTCGACGACGTCGGGGTAGAGCGTGCCCTGCACGAGGAACTGCACCTTCTCGCCCGACGCGGCCGCCTCGGCGACGAGGTCGCGCTCGGCCTGCTCGAAGGCGCGGATGAACTCGCGCCCGATGATCTTGCGCTTCTCCTCGGGGTCGGTGACGCCCGCGAGCGCGGCGAGGAACGTGTCGGCCGCGTCGATGGTGACCAGGCGTACGCCGGTCGCGGCGACGTAGTCCTGCTGCACCTGCTCGCGCTCGCCCTTGCGGAGCAGCCCGTGGTCGACGAACACGGCCGTGAGCTGGTCGCCGACGGCCTCGTGCACGAGCGCGGTCGAGACGGCGGAGTCGACGCCGCCCGAGAGCGCCGAGATGACCCGGGCGCTGCCGACCTGGGCGCGGATGCGCTCGACCTGCTCGGCGATGACGTTGTCGGGGTTCCAGTCGGCGGGGATGCCCGCGGCCTTGTGCAGGAAGTTCTCGATGACGTCCTGTCCGTACGGCGAGTGCTTGACCTCGGGGTGCCACTGCACGCCGTAGAAGCCCTGCTCGTCGTTCGCGAACGCGGCGACGGGCGTGGTCGCGGTCGAGGCGAGCACGTCGAAGCCCTCGGGCGCGACGGCGACCGAGTCGCCGTGGCTCATCCACACGGTCTGGTGCTCGGGCTGCCCGCCGAGGAGCGCGTTGCCGTCGTCGACGCGCACGGTCGCCGCGGTCGAACCGTATTCGCGGTGACCGGTGTGGGCGACCTCGCCGCCGAGCTGCTGCGCCATGACCTGGAAGCCGTAGCAGATGCCGAGCGTCGGCACCCCGAGCTCGAGGATGCCGGGGTCGAGCGACGGGGCGCCGGGCTCGTACACCGACGACGGCCCGCCCGAGAGCACGATGCCGATCGGGTCCTTCGCGCGGATCTCGTCGGCCGTGATCGTGTGCGGCACGATCTCGGAGTAGACGGATGCCTCGCGCACGCGTCGTGCGATCAGCTGCGCATACTGCGCGCCGAAGTCCACGACGAGCACGGGTCGCTGCTGGGTCTCGCTCACTGGGCGGCCTCCACGGGCTCGGAATCGGATGCGGTGCTCGCGACCTGCGCTGCGGCATCCGCTTCGCGCGTCTCGAGGTAGGTGCGGACCTCACGGCCGACGCGGGCCTCGAGGAAGAACGACAGGAACGGCACGATGCCGCCCGAGGCGAGGAGCACCAGGCGCGGGAACCGCCAGCGCATGAGGCTCCAGAGGCGGAAGTTGCTGAACAGGTAGACGACGTAGAACCAGCCGTGCGCGATGAGGATGCCGGTCGAGAGGTTCACGCCGATGCCGGTGGACTCGAGGCCCTGGGTGGTCTCGATGACCGGTTCGAGCGAGAGCACCCCGCCGGGGCCGAAGGCGTACAGCTCGAGGTGCCAGACGTACTTCAGCAGCATCTCGGCGCAGAGCAGCAGCAGCATGACGCCGGTGATGACCGAGGCGACCATGTAGAACTTCAGGGCGCCGCGGATGCGCGGGAAATCTGCCGGTTTTGGCGCGAGGGGCATGGCGTCAAGTCTACGTGGCGTGCGGCTGGGGGAATTCCGGATGCCGCTCGGCGGCAGGCCCGTCGGGGCGGCCGAGTCCGTCGAGCATCCGGGCGAGCGTGGTGATCGCGTCGTCGATCGCGCGTTGCGGGTCGTCGGCGCCGGCGCCGGCGATCGCGACCTCGTTGAGCGCGCCCGAGATCATCGTGGTGACCGTGGGAACGGAGTGCGTGCGGATGACGCCGGCGCCGACGAGTTCGGCCACGCCGTCCTCGAGCAGCAGCGCGCTCGAGTCGAGGTCGCCCTCGCGCCAGTCGCCCCAGCCGAGTACGGCCGGGCCGTCGACGAGGAGGATCCGGCGGACCTCGGGCGCGAGGCTGGCCTCGAGGAAGGCGCGGCAGCCGGCGAGGAACGGAGCGGGTGCGGGTTCGCCTCGTTTCTCCGAGCGTGCGACGTCGCGTTCGACGGCCTCGGCGACGGAGGTCTGCGCCCGCTCGACGACCGCGGCGAAGAGGCCGTGCTTGCTTCCGAAGTGGTGGTAGAGGGCGCCGCGGGTGAGGCCCACCTCGGCGACGAGGTCTTCGAGGGCGACCCCGGCGTACCCGGAGTCGGCGAAGTTCCGGGTCGCGACGCGCAGGATCTGCTCGCGCGTGCGTTCCCGCTGCTCGGCCTTGGTGGGCATCCGTCCTCCGACCCTTGACATACACACCGTATGTCACTCATGCTCGAGACACATACACACTGTACGTATCCATGGAGGGAACGACCATGCTCACCTCGAGCTACCCCGTCCTGTGCACGGACGACGTCACGGCGAGCGCACGCTTCTACGTCGAGCACTTCGGCTTCGAGTCCACCTTCGACTCCGACTGGTACATCAGCCTGAAGCACCCCGCGACCGGGACCGAACTCGCGCTGCTCGCCGCAGACCACGCCTCCATCCCCTCCGGGAACGGCGTCCCCGCCCGAGGCGTGCTCGTGAACCTCGAGTTCGACGACGTCGACGCGCTCGCGAGCCGACTCGCCGCCGCAGGCGTGCCCGTGGTCCAGGAACTGCGCAGCGAACCGTTCGGCCAGCGTCACGTGATCGTGCGCGACCCGGGCGGCGTGCTCGTCGACTGCATCACCGAGATCGAACCCGATCCGGAGTTCCTCGCGGCATTCGGGCGCGCGGACTGATCCCTCGCGCCCGGTGGGTGGCCGGGCCGTCAGTCGCGCGGCACGGTGAGTCGCGAGATCCGGTCAGTCGCGCGACCCGGTCAGTCGCTCGACCCGGTCAGTCGCTCGACCCGCCGACGGCCACGCCCTGCTCGGCCGCGGCGAGCTCGGCCTCCTCGCGCTCGCGCTGCACCGCGTCGAGCACGAGGCGGTACCAGAGGAACACCGCGAAGCCGGCGAACAGGACCCACTCGACCGCGTAGAAGACGTTCAGCCAGTTGAGTTCGCCCTCCTGCACGGGCGGCGGCGACACGATCGCGTCGAGGCCGGTGACGGGCTCGGCGGCCGTGACGTACCCGAAGTACACCGGCCGGTCGTCGTAGTCCGACCACACGTTGATGAGGTGCGCGACCGCGACCGTCGTCATCGACTGCGGGTCGGCCCCGTCTTCCGGGAGCACCGGCGCCTCGGACGGCAGGAACCGCCCCACGATCTCGACTTCGGCGCCCGATGCGGCTGCGGCATCGATCGCATCGAGCGCGGCACGCGCCGCACCCTCGTCGGCGGCCCAGCCGAACGCCACCGGCAAGCCGCCCGGCGTGCCGTCGGTGACCTCGAGGTGGGCGACCACCCACCAGCCGGCCGCACCGTCGTTCAGGCGGCCTTCGACCAGCACGGTGTCGCCGGGCACGATCGTGCCGCTGACGGCGACACGCTGCCCGGTCGCGGCCTGCGGCGTCGGGGCATCGGGCTCCACGAGTCCCGCGAACGGGCGCACCTGCTCGGTGGGCTGCACCTCGACCGTCGCCTGTTCGACCGCTCGCTCGACCTGCCACTGCGCGAGGAACGCGAATGCCGCGGCGACGCCGAGGGCGGCGAAGAGGGCGAGCACCCATCGCGGGCGCAGCATCATCCGGAGCATGTCGTCCGTGATTCTAGCCGCGCGCGATGCGTGGATCCTGCACGCCGGCCGCCGAGGCTCCTCCGGCGCCGGCCGGCCGACCGCCGCCCGGCTAGTCGACCGCCACGATGTCGGGCGCGGCGAGCCGCACGCGATCGGCGGACTCGTCGTCGGGCTGCTCCTGCGACGCGCGCTCGGCCTCGACCCGCTGGACGTACCGCTCGACCTCGAGCTCTTCGCGCGCGGCATCCCAGCCGAGCACGCCGCCCATGAGCTTCGCGGCGACCGGCGCCGCCGAGACCCCCCGATCCCACGCCTCGATCGAGATGCGCGTGCGGCGCGCCAGCACGTCGTCCAGGTGCAGCGCACCCTCGTGCGAGGCCGCGTAGACGACCTCGGCCCCGAGGTAGTCGTCGGCACCGGGCAGGGGTTCGCCCAGCTCGGGGTTCGCCCGGATCAGGTCGAGCAGCTCATCGGTCATCGTGCCGTAGCGGTTCAGCAGGTGCTCGATGCGCACCTTGTGCACGCCGAAGGCCCGCGCGATCTTCCCGCGCTTGTTCCACGCGGCCTGGTAGCCCTCGGCGCCCAGCAGCGGGATGTCCTGCGTCGTCGACGCCGGAACCCGTCCGTCCATCGCGTCGGCCGCGGCGTCGATCGCATCCTTGGCCATCACGCGGTACGTCGTCCACTTGCCGCCGGCGACCACCACGAGGCCCGGCACGGTGTGGGCCACGATGTGCTCGCGCGAGAGCTTCGACGTCTGGTCGCTCTCGCCCGCGAGCAGGGGCCGGAGCCCGGCGAACACGCCCTCGACGTCTTCCCGCGTGAGCGGGATGTTCAGCACCGCGTTGACGTGCTCGAGCAGGTAGTCGATGTCGGCCGCGGTCGCCGCGGGGTGCGCCTTGTCGAGGTTCCAGTCGGTGTCGGTCGTGCCGATGAGCCAGTGCCGGCCCCACGGGATCACGAACAGCACGCTCTTCTCGGTGCGCAGCAGCATGCCCATGTTCGACTGGAACCGGTCGCGCGGCACGACGAGG comes from the Agromyces marinus genome and includes:
- a CDS encoding type II toxin-antitoxin system Phd/YefM family antitoxin, which produces MSTVGAYEAKTHLPALLERVESGEQITITRHGTPVARLVPAHPEVASPADTIAALLSSRVGSSLGADLRALIDEGRA
- a CDS encoding type II toxin-antitoxin system VapC family toxin — protein: MTGAFVLDASVALSWCFEDEARPESDALLHRVGGSGAIVPVIWEFEVANVLAVAERRGRLSEAEVTRRAALLRSLPIHIVRDLDTGSLLQTARAHALSAYDAAYLVVAEREGVPLATRDATLEAAARAAGVVTLPA
- the guaA gene encoding glutamine-hydrolyzing GMP synthase, translating into MSETQQRPVLVVDFGAQYAQLIARRVREASVYSEIVPHTITADEIRAKDPIGIVLSGGPSSVYEPGAPSLDPGILELGVPTLGICYGFQVMAQQLGGEVAHTGHREYGSTAATVRVDDGNALLGGQPEHQTVWMSHGDSVAVAPEGFDVLASTATTPVAAFANDEQGFYGVQWHPEVKHSPYGQDVIENFLHKAAGIPADWNPDNVIAEQVERIRAQVGSARVISALSGGVDSAVSTALVHEAVGDQLTAVFVDHGLLRKGEREQVQQDYVAATGVRLVTIDAADTFLAALAGVTDPEEKRKIIGREFIRAFEQAERDLVAEAAASGEKVQFLVQGTLYPDVVESGGGTGTANIKSHHNVGGLPEDLQFELVEPLRTLFKDEVRAIGRELGLPEAIVGRQPFPGPGLGIRIVGEVTRDRLELLREADAIARAELTAAGLDGEIWQCPVVLLADVRSVGVQGDGRTYGHPIVLRPVSSEDAMTADWTRLPYDVLAKISNRITNEVREVNRVVLDVTSKPPGTIEWE
- a CDS encoding DUF3817 domain-containing protein, whose translation is MPLAPKPADFPRIRGALKFYMVASVITGVMLLLLCAEMLLKYVWHLELYAFGPGGVLSLEPVIETTQGLESTGIGVNLSTGILIAHGWFYVVYLFSNFRLWSLMRWRFPRLVLLASGGIVPFLSFFLEARVGREVRTYLETREADAAAQVASTASDSEPVEAAQ
- a CDS encoding TetR/AcrR family transcriptional regulator — its product is MPTKAEQRERTREQILRVATRNFADSGYAGVALEDLVAEVGLTRGALYHHFGSKHGLFAAVVERAQTSVAEAVERDVARSEKRGEPAPAPFLAGCRAFLEASLAPEVRRILLVDGPAVLGWGDWREGDLDSSALLLEDGVAELVGAGVIRTHSVPTVTTMISGALNEVAIAGAGADDPQRAIDDAITTLARMLDGLGRPDGPAAERHPEFPQPHAT
- a CDS encoding VOC family protein, yielding MEGTTMLTSSYPVLCTDDVTASARFYVEHFGFESTFDSDWYISLKHPATGTELALLAADHASIPSGNGVPARGVLVNLEFDDVDALASRLAAAGVPVVQELRSEPFGQRHVIVRDPGGVLVDCITEIEPDPEFLAAFGRAD
- a CDS encoding SURF1 family protein, producing the protein MLRMMLRPRWVLALFAALGVAAAFAFLAQWQVERAVEQATVEVQPTEQVRPFAGLVEPDAPTPQAATGQRVAVSGTIVPGDTVLVEGRLNDGAAGWWVVAHLEVTDGTPGGLPVAFGWAADEGAARAALDAIDAAAASGAEVEIVGRFLPSEAPVLPEDGADPQSMTTVAVAHLINVWSDYDDRPVYFGYVTAAEPVTGLDAIVSPPPVQEGELNWLNVFYAVEWVLFAGFAVFLWYRLVLDAVQREREEAELAAAEQGVAVGGSSD
- a CDS encoding glycerol-3-phosphate dehydrogenase/oxidase produces the protein MARLKSVTRSTKLGPGEREAAIARLKEKELDVLVVGGGIVGTGAALDAVTRGLSTGLLEARDWASGTSSRSSKLVHGGIRYLEQLDFRLVREALIERGLLLQRIAPHLVKPVRFLYPLKKPLVERFYIGAGMLLYDLFSYTGGRPPGVPHHRHLSKRQVLRAAPSISPGALVGGLTYYDAQVDDARYVASLARTASFYGAHVASRVKVEGFVKVGQRVVGVKAHDLHTDEHFEVRARQVVNATGVWTDDTQRMVGERGTFKVRASKGIHLVVPRDRFQSNMGMLLRTEKSVLFVIPWGRHWLIGTTDTDWNLDKAHPAATAADIDYLLEHVNAVLNIPLTREDVEGVFAGLRPLLAGESDQTSKLSREHIVAHTVPGLVVVAGGKWTTYRVMAKDAIDAAADAMDGRVPASTTQDIPLLGAEGYQAAWNKRGKIARAFGVHKVRIEHLLNRYGTMTDELLDLIRANPELGEPLPGADDYLGAEVVYAASHEGALHLDDVLARRTRISIEAWDRGVSAAPVAAKLMGGVLGWDAAREELEVERYVQRVEAERASQEQPDDESADRVRLAAPDIVAVD